In Cynocephalus volans isolate mCynVol1 chromosome 3, mCynVol1.pri, whole genome shotgun sequence, one DNA window encodes the following:
- the IDH2 gene encoding isocitrate dehydrogenase [NADP], mitochondrial, whose translation MAGYLRVLRSLCRASGSGPAWAPAALTTPTSQEQPRRHYADKRIKVAKPVVEMDGDEMTRIIWQFIKEKLILPHVDIQLKYFDLGLPNRDQTNDQVTIDSALATQKYNVAVKCATITPDEARVEEFKLKKMWKSPNGTIRNILGGTVFREPIICKNIPRLVPGWTKPITIGRHAHGDQYKATDFVVDRAGTFKMVFTPKDGSSAKEWEVYNFPMGGVGMGMYNTDESISGFAHSCFQYAIQKKWPLYMSTKNTILKAYDGRFKDIFQEIFDKHYKTDFDKNKIWYEHRLIDDMVAQVLKSSGGFVWACKNYDGDVQSDILAQGFGSLGLMTSVLVCPDGKTIEAEAAHGTVTRHYREHQKGRPTSTNPIASIFAWTRGLEHRGKLDGNQDLIRFAQTLEKVCVETVESGAMTKDLAGCIHGLSNVKLNEHFLNTTDFLDTIKSNLDRALGKQ comes from the exons CAAGAGCAGCCGCGGCGCCACT ATGCTGACAAGAGGATCAAGGTGGCAAAGCCAGTGGTGGAGATGGACGGTGACGAGATGACCCGCATTATCTGGCAGTTCATCAAGGAGAAG CTCATCCTGCCCCACGTGGACATCCAGCTGAAGTATTTTGACCTCGGGCTCCCAAATCGTGACCAGACCAATGACCAGGTCACTATCGACTCTGCATTGGCCACCCAGAAGTACAATGTGGCTGTCAAGTGTGCCACCATCACCCCTGATGAGGCCCGTGTGGAAG AGTTCAAGCtgaagaaaatgtggaaaagtcCCAACGGAACCATCCGGAACATCCTTGGGGGGACTGTCTTCCGGGAGCCCATTATCTGCAAAAACATCCCACGCCTCGTCCCCGGCTGGACCAAGCCCATCACCATCGGCAGGCATGCCCATGGCGACCAG TACAAGGCCACAGATTTCGTGGTGGACCGGGCTGGCACGTTTAAGATGGTCTTCACCCCGAAGGACGGCAGCAGTGCCAAGGAGTGGGAGGTGTACAACTTCCCCATGGGCGGTGTGGGCATGGGCATGTACAACACGGATGAG TCTATCTCGGGTTTTGCGCACAGCTGCTTCCAGTATGCCATCCAGAAGAAGTGGCCGCTGTACATGAGCACTAAGAACACCATTCTGAAAGCCTATGATGGGCGTTTCAAGGACATCTTCCAGGAGATCTTTGACAA GCACTATAAGACTGACTTCGACAAGAATAAGATCTGGTATGAGCACCGGCTTATTGATGACATGGTGGCTCAGGTCCTGAAGTCTTCGGGAGGCTTTGTGTGGGCCTGCAAGAACTACGATGGAGATGTGCAGTCAGACATCCTGGCCCAGG GCTTTGGCTCCCTCGGCCTGATGACGTCTGTGCTTGTCTGTCCGGATGGGAAGACCATTGAGGCTGAGGCTGCTCATGGGACAGTCACCCGCCACTATCGGGAGCATCAGAAG GGCCGGCCTACTAGTACCAACCCCATTGCCAGCATCTTTGCTTGGACACGTGGCCTAGAGCACCGGGGGAAGCTGGATGGGAACCAGGACCTCATCAG GTTTGCCCAGACTCTGGAAAAGGTGTGTGTCGAGACAGTAGAGAGCGGAGCCATGACCAAGGACCTCGCGGGCTGCATCCACGGCCTAAGCAA CGTGAAGCTGAATGAGCACTTCCTGAACACCACGGACTTCCTGGACACCATCAAGAGCAACCTGGACAGAGCGCTGGGCAAGCAGTAG